The Kocuria flava nucleotide sequence GTGTGTGTCTCACTGGATCGCCCGCTACGACACCGAGGGCGAGACCGGTCTGCAGGACCGGTCCTCCCGCCCGCACACCACCCCGACCCGCACCTGCCCGAGCACGGAGCAGCGGGTCCTGGCGCTGCGCGCCAGGACCCGGCGGGGCCAGGACTGGATCGCAGGTGAGCTGGGCATCCCGGCACGCACGGTGGGGCGGATCCTGGCCCGCCACCAGGTCCCGTACCTGCGGGAGCTGGACCCGCTCACCGGTGCGGTGATCCGGTCCTCGAAGACCACCGCGGTGCGCTACGAACGCGAGCACCCCGGGGAGCTGGTGCACATGGACGTGAAGAAGCTCGGGCGGATCCCTGATGGTGGCGGCTGGCGTGCCTTGGGGCGTGCGAACGCGGTCAGAGATCGACGCCATGGGCCCGGCTTCGACTACGTGCACTCGGTGGTCGACGACCACTCGAGGCTGGCGTACTCGGAGATCCACGCCGATGAGAAGGGCGCCACCTGCGCGGAGTTCCTGGCCCGGGCGGCCGTCTACTTCGCCGGCCACGGGATCCCGAGGATCGAGCGGGTGATGACCGACAACGCCTTCGCCTACCGTCATTCCGCGGCCGTGCGGGAGGTGGTCGCGGCCCTGGGTGCCAAGCAGATCTTCATCCGCCCGCACTGCCCGTGGCAGAACGGCAAGGTGGAGCGCCTCAACCGCACCCTGGCCACCGAGTGGGCCTACCGGCAGGTCTTCATCAGCAACGACGAACGCACCGCCGCCCTTGCCCCCTGGATCGAGCACTACAACACTGAAAGACGCCACAGCGCACTCGGCGGACACCCACCGGTCAGCCGCCTGCGACCAACCTCATGACCGGGTACACCTAGTGCCCGGCCACCCGGTGCACCTTCGCGGAGTGGGCCATCGTGTCGGCGAGCATGGCGGTGGAGGCGAAGAGGACGTCCCCGACCGCGGCATGCAGCTGCTGCACCGCCTCCATGCACCCGTCCTCGGGGCCCGGCAGGCGGGAGAGGTCCGGGTGCTTCGTCGCCGCGGCCACCAGCTCGTCGCGCACCGGGTCCCCGGTCATCTCCCGGGCGGCGTGCTCCGGGGCCAGCGGGCTGGCCAGACCGGCCTCGGAGGGCGAGCGACCGGTGAGCGCGAGAGCGGTCAGCGTCGCGGCGGCGACACGGCGAACGGGGCGGATGGAACTCTGCACAGCGCCTTCTGTTGCGGGGTCGCGGACGGGCGCGGTGACGGTGGCGCACGCGCCTCCGGTCAGGACGGCGTACTCGGTGCTTGCCTTCATGGCGGGGCTCCTTCTCGGAGGAGCTGGGCTCGGCGTGCTCGCCGGGCGGGTGCACCTCATGCGTGCGGAGTCGCACCCTCATCGTTCACCCGGTTCAGAGGGCGGTGAGGAGCACGGTGGTGGCCGGCGCCGGCATCATCAGCGCGGTGGCCCCGTCCAGGACCTGCCAGGTGATCGGGCGGGTGGAGGCCGGCCGCAGCACCCCGATGCCGAATCCCGCTGCCAGGAACCACACCGCGCTGGCGGTGATCGCCCCGGCGCCGAACCACCACTTGTTCCCCGGCCCGCAGGAAGTGGCGGCGGCGCCGAGCACCAGCCCGGTCTCCAGGAGCACGTGGGCGTTCAGCCAGGTGATCGCGGTGATCGCCAGGGCGGTAGGGACCCAGAGGTGGGTGGTGAGGATCTGGCTCATCCCGGTGATCCCGGAGCTGATCAGCAGCGCGTCGGAGACGATGCAGATGCCGACGACGAGTCCGACGTGACGGTGGGCCGGGCCCTGGCGGATGAGGAAGGTGTGCTGCGCTCCCAGGGAGGTCAGCAGCGCGAGGTTCGCCCCGAAGCCGAGCAGCGCCACGGCGGTGACGGTGGTGGCAGGCATGGCGGGGATCTTCCGCAGGCGCGCAGGACGCAGCGACGACCGAGAGGGGAGCCGTCACCTGTCCCGCTGGCCGGCTGCCGCCGAGAGCGGCCGGGTCGGCAAGCGGAAGCGGACCCTGTACTCGGTCACCACCGCGGGCCGGGCTCAGCCGGGCCGGTGGCTGACCGAGCCGGGTGGGGCGCCGGTGCTGGAGTTCGAGGCGCTGCTGAAGGTCTTCTTCGCCGAGCACGGCACGAAGGCCGACCTGCTGGCCACTCTCGCCGCCGTGCAGGACTGGGCCGCTCAGCAGCTGGCGGAGGACGTACGGACCGCGGACCGCTGCCTCACCGGCGACGGCCAGTTCCCCGAACGGAGCGCCCATCTGGTGCTGGCGGGGAGGATCCTGTCCGACTTCGCCGACATGACGGGGCGGTGGGCTCGATGGGCGGCCGAGGAGGCGGGGCAGTGGCCGCAGGACCTCGGGGAGGCCACTCCGAACCAGGAGGCCCTGACCGAGATCGCTCGGCGCACGCCGGACCGGTGATCGGACTACCGCAACGTCTGGGGCGGACTGTCCGTCAGCGGCGGCCCGGATCATCACCGGGTGGGCGTTCAACGGCGCAGGCTCGAGGACGCGGTGGGTGACGGTCCAGGACCTGCGTTCGATGCGCCTCAGCCGGCGGCGGGGAACCGTCGGACCATGGCCACGCTGCTGCCGGGGACGATGCCGTACAGGAACGCCCCGACCGTCTCGAAGCCGTGCTCCCGGACAGCCCGGGCGATCTCGACCTGGCCCTCGTCGGCGCCGGTGAAGCCGGTGACGGTGCCCGCGGCGAAGATCGGCCCGGAGCCCGTCTCGGACTCCACGACCTTCCACCGGGTCGGGCCGGTGAACCCGGGCCCGGCGTCCTCGCCCCACTCCACCACCAGCGCGTAGAGCGTGTCGGTGCCCTCCTCCAGCTCCTCGATCGCGCGCCGCACGCTGCTGCGCAGCACATGGATGTCCCCGCCGCACTCCTGCTCCAGGTGCTCGCGCAGGAAGGCCAGCAGGGCGTCGTGGTCAGGCATGGGCTCCTCCTTCGGCTCCACCACGGGGTCTATGGCACCAGATGGTAGATCAGCTCCGCACCGACCAGCAGGCCCAACCGGAGAGGCTCAGCCGGTGGGGGCGCGGTAGCGCAGCCGCCACAGCGGGAGCCCAGCGACGACCCCCTGCCCGGCCAGGACGCTGAAGCCGTGGAGCCCGTCGGTGACCTCGATCCCGGCCACGGCCTCCTCTCGCCGGCCCGACACCGGACGGAGGTCCGGGTCGGCGCGGGAGAGGTCCGGCAGGCAGGCGCCGAGGTCGTCGAGGATCTCGGCCCACACCCGGTGCGCGTCCGGGGCCTCGGGGTAGGTCTGCGGGTCCGACCCGGCCGGCGGTGCGGGACGGCCGGCCGAGAGCAGCTGCGGGATGCGGTCCCGGTCGGCGTCACAGGGGATCGTCACCGTGGCCCCGGAAGTGCACCGGACCGCGGCCGTGTCCGGAGCGACGACCGCGGTGCGGGGGACGACCGGGCCGCTCCACCACGGCCGGCTCATGGCGGACGCTCCCGGCGACGGGACGGGTGTTCATGGGCAGCTCGGATGTGCAGGGCGTTTCGCACGACGTCCGGGCACGTGCCCGGAAACCCCCCGACAGTGCGTCGTCGTCACTCCGACAGAGCGCCTGTCCGACGTGTTCGTGCGGACGCCGACGCCGGCGATCGAGGGGCCCGCCGCAGTTGCGACGGACGCGCACACCCGGCCCGGAGCCGTGCGATCCCCGCGGTCGCCGAGCCGGCCTCAGCGGCGGTGGAACCAGCCGCGGTGCCGGCTCTCCGGTGCGGCCCGGTGCGTGCCGTCGCCGTGGTGCCGGCCGCCGGGATAGAGGGTCCGCGCCTCGGCCAGCTTCTCCTCCCGCAGCGCTGCCGCGGTCGCCGGGAACGACGCCGCGGCGGTCGGGGTGGCGAGTCGGGCGTCGCCCGCGGCGGTGACCGACCACCCGGTGCCGGCCTCCAGCAGCGACCGGTGCTTGGTCCGGTAGTAGTCGTCGCTGACCTCCAGGGCGGTGCCGGCGGCCCCGCAGGCGGCGGCGAGCAGGTGGAAGTGGAACCGGGTCGTCAGCCACGTCTGGCCCGGGCGTGCCGGGAACCCCTCGAGCCACACCTGGGTGAACGGCACGAAGTGCTCTGCGGGGATCAGATCGGCCAGCTGCTCGAAGCCCGTCCGGTCCGCCCCGGGGATGGCCTCCAGGTAGCGCACCGTCCGCCCGGCCAGGGGGCCCTCCAGGGCGGCGCGCACCGCGGCGACCGCGGCCTCCGCCGCTCCGGGGGAGGAGGTGTCGGACTGCAGGCACACCCACACGTCCCCGTCCGGCTCCCCGTCCTGCACCGGGTCTCCGGTGAAGCCGGGGACGGCCTCCAGCCCCAGGAAGGCGTCGTCGGGGCCGTGGGCCACCCCGGCCAGCTCGGCGCTGGGGGCGTCGCGGACGGTCGCGTGGTCGAAGACCGCCAGCGCCTCGCGCACCGCGGTCGCGTCGGCGGCGGGGTACAGGCCCAGGCCGGTGGCGTACAGTCTGGCCCCGGTGAGCTCCTTGAGCCGGCACGCCGCACGCAGCAGCCCGGCGTGGTGGGGCCAGATCGCGTTGAGGTAGCCGCCGCCGAGCAGGTGCACGGAGTCCGCCCGGCGCAGGGCCAGCAGCCCGAGGTCGTAGCGCGGGGAGCCGAGGTCGGTGATCAGCCGGTCGATGTGGGCGCCGGCGGCCACCGGGTCCATGGCGGCCGTGTCGACGACCAGTCGCCACAGCGTGTCGGTGAACCGCACCCGCGGGTGCAGCGAGCCGACGAGGTGGGCGGCCTGGCCGGGGTTGGTGCAGTCCAGCCACACCTCGGCCTCGGGGTGGACGGCGGCCAGGTGGCGCAGCCAGGCGGCGGCGATGAACTCGTCCCCGAAGTTCGGGTGCCCGGTCGGGGCGACGAGGTAGAGGACCGGGGCGGGCGGGGGCTGCTCGTGGTGGGATGTGCGCGGCATCGGCCCAGGCTATCGGCCGTGCGGGACCGGCGGAGCCCGGAGGTCGTGGACGCCCTGGATCCCACGCCGGAGGCCGTGGCGCAGCCGGTCGGCGTGCGGACGGCCAGGGACGGGAGAACGAGGAGGCGGCAGACAACAGGACCCAGGGGCAGGTGCGACGGCGGGCGACGCGGCGCCGTGCCGGCCCGTCGGCGCAATCGCGTGCTCCCGATCGTGCCTGTGTACGGTGGCGAACAGGGGCCGCGCCCCCCAGCGGCCCGGGACGAGAGGAACCCAGGATGTCCCCCCGCACCCTGATCACCCGCGGCCTGGCCGCCACCGCTCTGGCCACCACCATGGCGATCACCGGGATCGCCCCGGCCTCGGCCTACAGCGCCACCGTGTACTACTTCGCCACGAAAGCCCGTTGCGAGGCGAAGCAGCCGGCCTACAAGTCCGGCTGGACCAGCGTCTCCACGTG carries:
- a CDS encoding IS481 family transposase produces the protein MSHRNARTTVHGRLLIVSRHRSGMPKSHIAKAMGISRKCVSHWIARYDTEGETGLQDRSSRPHTTPTRTCPSTEQRVLALRARTRRGQDWIAGELGIPARTVGRILARHQVPYLRELDPLTGAVIRSSKTTAVRYEREHPGELVHMDVKKLGRIPDGGGWRALGRANAVRDRRHGPGFDYVHSVVDDHSRLAYSEIHADEKGATCAEFLARAAVYFAGHGIPRIERVMTDNAFAYRHSAAVREVVAALGAKQIFIRPHCPWQNGKVERLNRTLATEWAYRQVFISNDERTAALAPWIEHYNTERRHSALGGHPPVSRLRPTS
- a CDS encoding LysE/ArgO family amino acid transporter, which produces MPATTVTAVALLGFGANLALLTSLGAQHTFLIRQGPAHRHVGLVVGICIVSDALLISSGITGMSQILTTHLWVPTALAITAITWLNAHVLLETGLVLGAAATSCGPGNKWWFGAGAITASAVWFLAAGFGIGVLRPASTRPITWQVLDGATALMMPAPATTVLLTAL
- a CDS encoding polysaccharide pyruvyl transferase family protein — encoded protein: MPRTSHHEQPPPAPVLYLVAPTGHPNFGDEFIAAAWLRHLAAVHPEAEVWLDCTNPGQAAHLVGSLHPRVRFTDTLWRLVVDTAAMDPVAAGAHIDRLITDLGSPRYDLGLLALRRADSVHLLGGGYLNAIWPHHAGLLRAACRLKELTGARLYATGLGLYPAADATAVREALAVFDHATVRDAPSAELAGVAHGPDDAFLGLEAVPGFTGDPVQDGEPDGDVWVCLQSDTSSPGAAEAAVAAVRAALEGPLAGRTVRYLEAIPGADRTGFEQLADLIPAEHFVPFTQVWLEGFPARPGQTWLTTRFHFHLLAAACGAAGTALEVSDDYYRTKHRSLLEAGTGWSVTAAGDARLATPTAAASFPATAAALREEKLAEARTLYPGGRHHGDGTHRAAPESRHRGWFHRR